In the Enterococcus saigonensis genome, one interval contains:
- a CDS encoding Crp/Fnr family transcriptional regulator, with translation MESDYLVSFLEEKQTTIIKKRRHTYLSYHGLEEAYSYVLKEGIVKTSIILKDGREFNLSYIVAPDIISLLKDEVSNYTSAPFNVRIESEEASFYRIPRATFWEYVKENQILQDYVRDYYRKKLSENIEALQNMTMNGKKGAVCAFINKLIHLFGVQQQRGILIDFPVTNEDIAGFCGISTRNSVNRIIHDLKQEQVIEIHNQKIFVLDLEYLTDYTAN, from the coding sequence ATGGAGTCCGATTACTTAGTTTCTTTTTTAGAGGAAAAACAAACCACCATAATAAAAAAAAGAAGGCACACTTACTTGTCCTATCATGGATTAGAAGAGGCTTATAGCTATGTTTTGAAAGAAGGAATCGTCAAAACAAGTATCATTTTAAAGGACGGTCGTGAATTCAATTTATCTTATATTGTTGCACCAGATATTATTTCTTTATTAAAAGATGAAGTATCCAATTATACGTCTGCTCCTTTCAACGTACGAATTGAATCAGAGGAGGCCAGTTTTTATCGTATCCCCCGTGCTACATTTTGGGAATATGTAAAAGAAAATCAAATTTTGCAAGATTATGTACGCGACTATTATCGGAAAAAATTGTCTGAAAACATTGAAGCATTGCAAAATATGACGATGAACGGAAAAAAAGGAGCCGTTTGTGCCTTTATTAATAAACTGATTCATCTCTTTGGTGTACAGCAACAACGAGGTATTTTAATTGACTTTCCTGTAACCAACGAAGACATTGCTGGTTTTTGCGGGATTTCCACTCGAAATAGTGTAAACCGAATCATACATGACTTAAAACAAGAACAGGTAATTGAAATCCATAATCAAAAAATATTCGTTCTTGATTTAGAGTATCTTACCGATTATACCGCAAACTAA
- the cbiM gene encoding cobalt transporter CbiM — MHIPENYLSPQTCGVMLATVAPVWYVSIKKVDAQIKLHKETIPMLGLSSSLSFLIMMFNLPVPGGTTAHAVGAVLLAILSGPWAACLSVSVALLLQSLLFGDGGILAFGANCFTMAVVMPFVGYGIYLLLKKHAPKIGAFLAAYVGVNAAALATAILLGVQPLLFHDAARQPLYNPYPLNITIPAMMSVHLLVIGFVEGIFTLSVLSFVKRSTQTDTFTLLPVNTRRLKFILIGFVLLSPLGLLASGTAWGEWDLNELVKTLKDNHLPTHKPQGMVHGLSFHSLFSDYTIPGLPISIGYILCGITAILVFLLLYRLLFERRNKNA; from the coding sequence ATGCATATTCCAGAAAATTATCTTAGTCCACAAACTTGTGGCGTTATGTTAGCCACTGTTGCACCGGTTTGGTATGTATCTATCAAAAAAGTAGATGCACAAATCAAACTACACAAAGAAACAATCCCAATGTTAGGACTTTCTTCTTCTTTGTCCTTTCTTATTATGATGTTTAATTTGCCTGTCCCTGGTGGCACAACTGCACACGCAGTTGGCGCAGTCTTGTTAGCCATCTTAAGTGGTCCATGGGCGGCTTGTCTATCCGTTTCTGTAGCATTACTGCTCCAGTCACTGCTTTTTGGTGATGGTGGAATTTTAGCTTTTGGTGCAAATTGTTTTACCATGGCAGTGGTTATGCCTTTTGTCGGGTATGGTATTTATTTACTGCTAAAAAAACATGCACCAAAAATTGGTGCCTTTCTTGCTGCTTACGTTGGTGTGAATGCGGCTGCTCTGGCAACAGCTATCTTACTTGGTGTACAACCACTACTTTTCCACGACGCTGCCCGCCAGCCACTCTATAATCCTTACCCGTTAAACATTACTATTCCAGCCATGATGAGTGTCCATTTACTCGTAATTGGCTTTGTGGAAGGTATTTTTACATTAAGTGTTTTAAGTTTTGTAAAAAGAAGTACCCAAACAGATACCTTCACTTTGTTGCCTGTCAATACGCGGCGCTTGAAATTTATCCTGATTGGTTTTGTACTTCTTTCACCACTTGGTCTACTTGCCAGCGGTACTGCTTGGGGCGAATGGGATTTAAATGAGCTGGTTAAAACATTGAAAGATAATCATTTACCAACCCATAAACCCCAAGGAATGGTTCATGGTTTATCTTTTCACTCATTATTTAGCGACTATACTATCCCCGGTTTGCCCATTAGCATCGGCTATATTCTTTGCGGAATCACCGCAATCTTAGTCTTTTTATTACTCTATCGGTTACTGTTTGAAAGAAGGAACAAAAATGCCTGA
- a CDS encoding energy-coupling factor transporter transmembrane component T, protein MPEWLTHQNESLLSDKKDTFLIKNQKGLLFILEKFDASPEKNAATPIHPTLSFLSTIGLLLVMSLTQSLLVLWICGLYFMGMLLFMPPAKSRQILSKSVVLLIMPLFVYFPSLLLHQANLLFIIRLPFIAFVISHYTETTTSYQLLGLLKRWHLPNIVLFQLDITIKYIYLLAKVLLNMVKGIRARHVGNHHLKMYLGTNLIALVYLRSLDYGKKLQQAMEARGFDGTYHSQKIPFKKTDYWYILLQAALFLVIFLIGRI, encoded by the coding sequence ATGCCTGAATGGCTAACCCACCAAAATGAAAGCTTACTTTCCGATAAAAAAGATACCTTTTTGATTAAAAATCAAAAAGGGCTTCTTTTTATACTTGAAAAATTTGACGCATCTCCTGAAAAAAATGCGGCAACTCCCATTCATCCGACCCTTTCCTTTCTTTCAACTATTGGGCTACTACTCGTGATGAGCTTGACGCAAAGCCTGCTGGTATTATGGATTTGCGGACTTTATTTTATGGGGATGTTGTTGTTTATGCCACCAGCAAAAAGTCGACAAATTCTAAGTAAAAGTGTAGTGCTGTTAATCATGCCCTTGTTTGTCTACTTCCCTAGTTTATTGCTGCACCAAGCAAACCTTTTATTTATAATCCGGTTGCCATTTATTGCTTTTGTAATTAGCCACTACACAGAGACAACCACGAGCTATCAGCTTCTTGGACTTTTAAAACGCTGGCATTTACCAAATATTGTTTTATTTCAGTTGGATATTACGATCAAATACATTTATCTATTGGCAAAAGTTCTACTAAACATGGTCAAAGGCATACGAGCACGTCACGTGGGTAATCACCATTTAAAAATGTACCTGGGAACAAACCTCATTGCATTGGTTTATTTACGTTCTCTCGATTACGGGAAAAAATTGCAACAAGCTATGGAAGCACGCGGGTTTGACGGAACTTATCATTCTCAGAAGATACCTTTTAAAAAAACAGACTATTGGTATATCTTATTACAAGCTGCGTTATTTTTAGTAATCTTTTTGATTGGGAGGATTTGA
- a CDS encoding energy-coupling factor ABC transporter ATP-binding protein, translating to MFELEDVRFVYPKTQLEVFQPYSDIISNGAYLLLMGDNGSGKSTFLNLLAGFQLPSTGKIVFNGKEMKAWQKNKKAFYRQLGILFQDVDHQLFNNSVYDEIAFGPRQLELSENEVQQRVEDCLKLLKIDHLKHRVPYQLSGGEKKKVAFASILAMNPDVFLLDEPFTGLTKDAEKLFKEILRNLHHIGKTILLASHDYRSFQDEPVEVLLFEGKVTHYTQAQLHADQRLTRHLADY from the coding sequence ATGTTTGAATTAGAGGACGTTCGTTTTGTTTATCCAAAAACACAGTTAGAAGTATTTCAGCCTTATTCTGACATAATTTCTAACGGTGCCTATTTATTACTAATGGGCGATAATGGCAGTGGAAAATCTACTTTTTTGAATTTACTCGCAGGTTTTCAACTTCCTTCAACGGGAAAAATCGTATTTAATGGAAAAGAAATGAAAGCTTGGCAAAAAAATAAAAAAGCCTTTTATCGCCAACTCGGTATTCTTTTTCAAGATGTTGACCATCAATTGTTCAATAACAGTGTCTATGATGAAATTGCCTTTGGTCCAAGACAATTGGAACTATCTGAAAATGAAGTACAACAACGGGTTGAAGACTGTCTAAAACTATTGAAAATCGATCATTTGAAGCACCGTGTTCCTTATCAATTATCCGGCGGCGAAAAGAAAAAAGTCGCCTTTGCGAGTATTTTAGCGATGAACCCAGATGTTTTTTTACTGGATGAACCTTTCACTGGCTTAACCAAAGATGCAGAAAAATTGTTTAAAGAGATTCTTCGAAATTTGCACCACATTGGAAAAACAATTTTACTAGCTTCCCATGACTATCGTAGTTTTCAAGACGAACCAGTGGAAGTGTTGTTATTTGAAGGAAAAGTAACTCATTACACTCAAGCACAACTTCACGCAGATCAAAGATTAACCAGGCATTTAGCCGATTATTAG
- a CDS encoding peptidase U32 family protein produces the protein MTKKVLKRPEVLAPAGTLEKLKTAIHYGADAVYIGGNAYGLRSRAGNFTYEDMAEGVAFAKEHNAKVYVAANMVTHEGNQEGAGEFFRELRDVGISAVIVSDPALIEICATEAPGLPIHLSTQASATNFETLEFWKNEGLERVVLAREVSMAEVAEIRKNTDVEIEAFIHGAMCISYSGRCTLSNHMSMRDANRGGCSQSCRWKYELYDMPFGTEQHRSLTDKGNVNEEFSMSAVDMTMIEHIPDLIENGVDSLKIEGRMKSIHYVSTVSNVYKAAVDSYISDPENYVCKQEWIDELWKVAQRELSTGFYYHTPTENEQLFGPRRKIPQYQFVGEVMAYDPTTKIATIRQRNHFSVGDEIEFYSPGFKHFEQSVTWMKNDEGEMIDRAPNPMMILTMPVAQDVAVGDMIRKKKD, from the coding sequence ATGACAAAGAAAGTTTTGAAACGGCCGGAGGTTCTAGCTCCAGCTGGGACATTAGAAAAACTAAAAACGGCGATTCATTATGGGGCTGATGCTGTTTATATTGGTGGCAATGCCTATGGTTTACGTAGCCGAGCTGGTAATTTTACTTATGAAGATATGGCAGAAGGGGTTGCATTTGCTAAAGAACACAACGCCAAAGTCTATGTTGCAGCAAATATGGTGACTCATGAAGGAAATCAAGAAGGTGCCGGCGAATTTTTCCGCGAATTGCGGGATGTGGGAATTAGTGCGGTGATTGTGTCTGATCCTGCCTTGATTGAAATTTGTGCCACAGAAGCTCCAGGCTTACCTATCCATTTATCAACACAGGCTTCTGCAACGAATTTTGAAACATTGGAATTTTGGAAAAATGAAGGCTTGGAGCGGGTTGTTTTAGCGCGAGAAGTTTCAATGGCAGAAGTAGCGGAAATCCGCAAAAATACCGATGTTGAAATTGAAGCTTTTATTCATGGCGCCATGTGTATTTCGTATTCAGGCCGCTGTACTTTATCCAATCATATGTCCATGCGAGATGCCAATCGTGGCGGCTGTTCCCAATCCTGTCGTTGGAAATATGAATTATATGATATGCCTTTTGGTACCGAGCAACATCGTAGTTTAACGGATAAAGGAAACGTGAATGAAGAATTTTCTATGAGTGCTGTTGATATGACGATGATTGAACATATTCCAGATTTAATCGAAAACGGTGTAGATAGTTTAAAAATCGAAGGACGTATGAAATCCATCCATTATGTATCCACTGTTTCAAATGTCTATAAAGCTGCTGTTGACAGCTATATTTCCGATCCGGAAAATTATGTGTGCAAACAAGAGTGGATTGATGAATTATGGAAAGTAGCGCAACGAGAACTTTCAACGGGTTTTTATTACCACACACCAACGGAAAATGAGCAATTATTTGGTCCCCGACGCAAAATTCCGCAGTATCAATTTGTTGGCGAAGTGATGGCCTATGATCCGACGACAAAAATTGCGACTATTCGTCAACGGAACCATTTTTCTGTAGGGGATGAAATTGAATTTTATTCTCCTGGCTTTAAACATTTTGAGCAATCTGTGACATGGATGAAAAATGATGAAGGTGAAATGATTGATCGGGCGCCAAATCCGATGATGATTTTAACAATGCCAGTTGCCCAAGATGTTGCAGTGGGGGATATGATACGCAAGAAGAAAGATTAA